Proteins found in one Litorihabitans aurantiacus genomic segment:
- a CDS encoding metallopeptidase family protein, giving the protein MPSPAARRPHEIGAGTGVDQVSIPSRRGARRRDRRGRGLRGPLLPPGMPASRSRAEKFDDAVLDLVEALEKRWQRELRGVEYAVEDVPPSDPSPWERGVPLGRYFAADPAAGLAHRVVLYRRALEERAEDDEQLRDLVREVLVEQVARLLGKRPDEVDPGYQAD; this is encoded by the coding sequence ATGCCCTCCCCCGCCGCTCGCCGACCGCACGAGATCGGTGCCGGTACCGGTGTGGACCAGGTGAGCATCCCCTCCCGGCGTGGTGCGCGCCGTCGGGACCGACGCGGTCGCGGCCTGCGCGGCCCGCTGCTGCCGCCCGGGATGCCCGCCTCGCGCAGCCGCGCGGAGAAGTTCGACGACGCCGTGCTCGACCTCGTCGAGGCGCTGGAGAAGCGATGGCAGAGGGAGCTGCGCGGGGTGGAGTACGCCGTGGAGGACGTCCCGCCGTCGGACCCCTCGCCCTGGGAACGGGGCGTGCCCCTCGGACGCTACTTCGCGGCCGACCCCGCCGCGGGGCTCGCGCACCGCGTCGTCCTGTACCGCCGCGCGCTCGAGGAGCGGGCCGAGGACGACGAGCAGCTCCGCGACCTCGTGCGCGAGGTCCTCGTGGAGCAGGTCGCGCGGCTGCTGGGCAAGCGTCCGGACGAGGTCGACCCCGGGTACCAGGCGGACTGA
- the mtrA gene encoding MtrAB system response regulator MtrA — MTSTILVVDDDPAISEMIGIVLASEGFQAAFCPDGEHAVEVFNSSTPDLVLLDLMLPGKDGIEVCRDIRRIADTPVVMLTARSDTVDVVRGLEAGADDYMVKPFKPQELVARVRARLRRQDHDATERLQIGDLAIDVAGHRVTRAGATIALTPLEFDLVVALARKPWQVFSREALLEQVWGYRHQADTRLVNVHVQRLRAKIERDPEHPEVVVTVRGVGYRAGTPTP, encoded by the coding sequence ATGACCTCCACCATCCTCGTGGTCGACGACGACCCCGCCATCTCGGAGATGATCGGCATCGTGCTGGCCTCGGAGGGCTTCCAGGCCGCGTTCTGCCCCGACGGCGAGCACGCGGTGGAGGTGTTCAACTCCTCGACCCCGGACCTCGTGCTGCTCGACCTCATGCTCCCCGGCAAGGACGGCATCGAGGTCTGCCGCGACATCCGACGCATCGCGGACACCCCGGTGGTGATGCTGACGGCCCGTTCCGACACGGTCGACGTCGTGCGGGGCCTCGAGGCCGGCGCCGACGACTACATGGTGAAGCCGTTCAAGCCCCAGGAGCTCGTCGCCCGGGTGCGGGCGCGGCTGCGCCGGCAGGACCACGACGCCACCGAGCGGCTGCAGATCGGGGACCTCGCGATCGACGTCGCCGGCCACCGGGTCACGCGCGCCGGCGCGACCATCGCGCTCACGCCGCTCGAGTTCGACCTCGTGGTCGCGCTCGCGCGCAAGCCCTGGCAGGTCTTCAGCCGCGAGGCGCTGCTGGAGCAGGTCTGGGGCTACCGGCACCAGGCGGACACGCGGCTGGTCAACGTCCACGTCCAGCGGCTGCGCGCGAAGATCGAGCGCGATCCCGAGCACCCCGAGGTCGTCGTCACCGTCCGCGGGGTCGGCTACCGGGCGGGGACCCCGACGCCGTGA
- a CDS encoding glycosyltransferase, whose product MTSAAALREPRAVLAVLVTRGVTAWLPTTLRALAAQEVPPGRVLVAVWDPTAIAAVREALQDAGLTHADVVAAAGAATFGAAVRTAVRDHPPVTGQWLWLLHDDGAPEPGALAAQLRAVEQGSSIVVAGAKQVEWNAPDELISVGVGLTRSGRRFTALEQGEIDQGQYDDRLDVLAVGTAGMLVRRDLWDDLRGPDPALGPYGDGADLARRARLAGHRAVVVPDAVVRHARASYAHLRHRVDDAGGDPAGDRRALVPEPVRTWPARRRAVLHSRLVNASPLGLVLLFVGMFVLAPVRALARVATKEFALIGGELRAPLATAAHLPAIRRARAQARRTAVVPRRVLAPLQVGVGAQLAAWRDTRLQRASLRRSRRARSELEKAEVAALTRRRRLALLGLLVVTGGVAAATVGAWAPAGALLGGSLVPTDGGVAELWTRVTSPWLAAGDGHAVPPAPLLAVLAALTTLLGGWWGTPVSASVTVVMVGAIPFAAIGAWFAAGAATRGLAARSWAAAVWAFAPTLLLSLAQGRLGAVVAHLALPWVALGVVRALGVQRRDVVLGGMVGARRVHATDPSEATSAGDGVTSTARPTASGTRSSRAGGSIGAAAAAGLAFAVACAGAPLLLPVGVLAVLVLVLTLPRASRGAQAGRGRLVLVLLPALALLGPWLTAPLRAVGADAQDSSVEQMLRLLLSEPGATQGAGAVAPWQQLLGWPDTPDLLPPQLDVLGAVGPYLLTGPVLVGAALALLRGGGRARAIRIAWLLVATGLAAAVVVALVPVGIVLDPATGTETAVTAWSGPAVSVVLLALLAAAVVAAEGLQGSLGENTFGWRQPLVAVLAVVVAVAPLLSATVWTWTVRQDPGVLAVTGRGADPVPALGRQVQASAASARVLSLAPTTTGYDLQLWRGNGPQLLETSISSHALTGSLLRPGVTVPDAADEALAVAVARLSVAADEAVPALVEHGVAVVVVPPEDASWRAGVDATARAALVSSLDGTAGLERVTTNASGTIWRVTAEAGVSRARVLEADGTTPSAQVAVAGRDLPVGGLTSGVLRAGGEVSAADGDRLVVLAERAHPGWRATLDGRRLETAELDWRQAFTLPAGSEGRIAITYTDPVRGIWIVAQVLVLGLAGLLALPTRRRNPGRTHEPPRRPHRRPVRRRTAGGCRGGRRRAGGCRGGRRRARAGHAVGRRWRTVARVALPVDGARAGARAGGLDGDAGAG is encoded by the coding sequence GTGACCTCAGCCGCTGCGCTGCGTGAGCCCCGTGCGGTGCTCGCGGTCCTGGTGACCCGTGGGGTCACCGCCTGGCTCCCCACGACCCTGCGGGCGCTCGCCGCGCAGGAGGTCCCGCCCGGCCGCGTGCTCGTCGCGGTGTGGGACCCGACGGCGATCGCCGCCGTCCGCGAGGCGCTGCAGGACGCGGGTCTCACCCACGCCGACGTCGTCGCCGCCGCCGGTGCCGCGACCTTCGGCGCCGCCGTCCGCACCGCCGTCCGCGACCACCCCCCGGTCACCGGGCAGTGGCTCTGGCTCCTGCACGACGACGGCGCCCCCGAGCCCGGCGCCCTCGCGGCCCAGCTGCGCGCCGTCGAGCAGGGGTCCTCGATCGTCGTCGCCGGCGCGAAGCAGGTCGAGTGGAACGCCCCCGACGAGCTGATCTCGGTCGGCGTCGGGCTCACGCGCTCCGGCCGCCGATTCACCGCGCTCGAGCAGGGCGAGATCGACCAGGGGCAGTACGACGACCGCCTCGACGTGCTCGCCGTCGGGACCGCCGGGATGCTCGTGCGCCGCGACCTCTGGGACGACCTGCGCGGACCCGACCCCGCCCTCGGTCCCTACGGCGACGGCGCCGACCTCGCCCGGCGCGCCCGGCTCGCCGGTCACCGAGCCGTCGTGGTGCCCGACGCCGTCGTGCGCCACGCGCGCGCGAGCTACGCCCACCTGCGCCACCGGGTCGACGACGCCGGTGGTGACCCCGCCGGGGACCGCCGCGCCCTCGTCCCCGAACCCGTGCGCACGTGGCCAGCGCGCCGCCGTGCGGTGCTCCACTCGCGCCTGGTCAACGCCTCGCCGCTCGGTCTCGTGCTGCTGTTCGTCGGCATGTTCGTGCTCGCCCCCGTGCGCGCCCTCGCGCGCGTCGCGACCAAGGAGTTCGCCCTCATCGGTGGCGAGCTGCGGGCACCGCTCGCGACGGCGGCGCACCTGCCCGCGATCCGGCGCGCGCGGGCGCAGGCACGTCGCACCGCCGTCGTGCCCCGACGCGTGCTCGCTCCGCTCCAGGTGGGCGTGGGCGCCCAGCTCGCGGCCTGGCGCGACACCCGGCTGCAGCGCGCCTCGCTGCGTCGCTCGCGCCGCGCGCGCAGCGAGCTCGAGAAGGCCGAGGTCGCCGCGCTGACCCGGCGCCGCCGGCTCGCGCTGCTCGGCCTGCTCGTCGTGACCGGGGGCGTCGCGGCCGCGACGGTGGGCGCGTGGGCGCCGGCCGGCGCGCTGCTGGGCGGATCGCTCGTCCCCACCGACGGCGGGGTGGCGGAGCTGTGGACGCGGGTGACGTCGCCCTGGCTCGCGGCAGGCGACGGTCACGCCGTCCCGCCCGCGCCGCTGCTCGCGGTCCTCGCCGCCCTCACGACGCTGCTCGGCGGCTGGTGGGGGACCCCCGTCTCGGCGAGCGTGACGGTCGTGATGGTCGGCGCGATCCCGTTCGCGGCGATCGGCGCCTGGTTCGCGGCCGGTGCCGCCACGCGCGGCCTCGCCGCGCGCAGCTGGGCCGCCGCCGTCTGGGCGTTCGCGCCGACGCTCCTGCTCTCGCTGGCCCAGGGCCGGCTCGGCGCCGTCGTGGCGCACCTCGCCCTGCCGTGGGTCGCGCTGGGCGTCGTCCGCGCGCTCGGGGTGCAGCGCCGCGACGTCGTGCTCGGCGGGATGGTCGGGGCGCGCCGCGTCCACGCGACCGATCCGAGCGAGGCCACCTCCGCCGGCGACGGCGTGACGTCCACCGCGCGCCCGACGGCGAGCGGTACGCGCTCCTCACGCGCCGGCGGGTCGATCGGGGCCGCCGCGGCCGCAGGGCTCGCCTTCGCCGTCGCGTGCGCCGGTGCCCCGCTGCTGCTGCCGGTGGGCGTGCTCGCCGTGCTCGTGCTCGTGCTGACGCTCCCGCGGGCCTCCCGCGGCGCCCAGGCCGGCCGCGGCCGGCTCGTGCTGGTCCTCCTGCCGGCGCTGGCCCTGCTCGGGCCGTGGCTGACGGCGCCGCTGCGCGCCGTCGGCGCCGACGCCCAGGACTCCTCGGTCGAGCAGATGCTCCGGCTGCTGCTGTCCGAGCCCGGTGCGACGCAGGGGGCCGGGGCCGTCGCCCCCTGGCAGCAGCTGCTGGGCTGGCCCGACACCCCCGACCTGCTCCCGCCCCAGCTCGACGTGCTCGGCGCCGTCGGCCCCTACCTGCTCACCGGGCCGGTCCTGGTCGGGGCCGCGCTCGCGCTCCTGCGCGGTGGCGGCCGCGCCCGCGCGATCCGCATCGCCTGGCTCCTGGTCGCGACCGGACTCGCCGCCGCCGTCGTGGTCGCGCTCGTCCCCGTGGGGATCGTGCTCGACCCGGCCACCGGCACCGAGACCGCCGTGACGGCGTGGTCCGGGCCCGCCGTGTCGGTCGTGCTGCTGGCGCTCCTGGCCGCCGCCGTCGTGGCCGCCGAGGGTCTGCAGGGGAGCCTGGGCGAGAACACCTTCGGATGGCGGCAGCCGCTCGTGGCGGTCCTCGCCGTCGTCGTCGCGGTCGCGCCGCTGCTGTCGGCCACCGTGTGGACGTGGACGGTCCGCCAGGACCCCGGCGTCCTCGCGGTCACCGGTCGCGGCGCCGACCCCGTCCCGGCGCTCGGTCGCCAGGTCCAGGCGTCGGCGGCGTCGGCCCGCGTGCTCTCGCTCGCCCCGACCACGACCGGGTACGACCTGCAGCTCTGGCGCGGCAACGGGCCCCAGCTGCTCGAGACGAGCATCTCCTCGCACGCGCTCACCGGATCGCTGCTGCGACCGGGCGTCACCGTGCCGGACGCCGCCGACGAGGCGCTCGCGGTCGCCGTCGCGCGCCTGTCGGTCGCGGCCGACGAGGCGGTGCCCGCGCTCGTGGAGCACGGTGTCGCCGTCGTCGTGGTCCCGCCGGAGGACGCCTCGTGGCGGGCCGGCGTCGACGCGACGGCGCGCGCGGCCCTCGTCTCGAGCCTCGACGGCACGGCCGGACTCGAGCGCGTGACCACGAACGCGTCCGGGACGATCTGGCGCGTGACGGCGGAGGCCGGCGTCTCCCGGGCGCGCGTGCTCGAGGCCGACGGCACGACACCGTCGGCGCAGGTCGCCGTCGCCGGGCGCGACCTGCCGGTGGGCGGACTGACGTCGGGCGTCCTGCGCGCCGGGGGCGAGGTCTCCGCGGCGGACGGCGATCGGCTCGTCGTGCTGGCCGAGCGCGCCCACCCGGGCTGGCGCGCCACGCTGGACGGGCGACGCCTCGAGACCGCCGAGCTCGACTGGCGCCAGGCGTTCACGCTGCCCGCCGGGAGCGAGGGCAGGATCGCGATCACGTACACCGACCCGGTGCGAGGCATCTGGATCGTCGCGCAGGTGCTCGTGCTCGGCCTGGCCGGGCTGCTGGCCCTGCCGACCCGACGACGCAACCCGGGGAGGACGCATGAGCCGCCACGACGACCGCACCGACGACCGGTACGACGGCGAACGGCGGGAGGATGCCGCGGTGGACGGCGACGGGCGGGAGGATGCCGCGGTGGACGGCGACGGGCGCGAGCAGGTCACGCCGTCGGACGACGGTGGCGCACCGTCGCTCGCGTCGCCCTACCGGTTGACGGCGCCCGAGCCGGTGCCCGAGCCGGAGGTCTCGACGGCGACGCCGGAGCTGGATGA
- a CDS encoding Trm112 family protein, whose amino-acid sequence MTSPEWVRDALRCPVTRTELVDGTGPDGAPELHNTSSERPLAYAVRDGVPVLLPDEARPR is encoded by the coding sequence ATGACGTCCCCGGAGTGGGTGCGCGACGCGCTGCGCTGCCCGGTCACGCGGACCGAGCTGGTCGACGGGACCGGCCCGGACGGCGCCCCCGAGCTGCACAACACCTCGTCCGAGCGACCCCTCGCGTACGCGGTGCGCGACGGCGTCCCGGTCCTGCTGCCCGACGAGGCCCGCCCGCGCTGA
- a CDS encoding glycine betaine ABC transporter substrate-binding protein encodes MRRTTIQTLAASAAAALVLAGCGSNDSAASGATVPEGDEASLSIGVPTGWDEGIAVSYLWQEILESEGYDVELETADIGLIFTSLSGGGYDLLLDAWLPGTHADYVADAGEDIVDLGAWYDNAVLTIAVNEDSPAQSLADLADMADEYGNRLVGIEAGAGLTRITQDEVIPTYGLDGMEYVVSSTPAMLAELSSATESGTNVAVTLWRPHWAYDEFPVRDLEDPEGALGGAESIHSFGASDFTERYPTLATWLGAFELTDEQLFELENMMFNSDEYSDEADAAAAWLEENPDFVDDLKAAAQS; translated from the coding sequence ATGCGCCGCACCACCATCCAGACCCTGGCCGCCTCCGCGGCCGCCGCCCTCGTGCTCGCGGGCTGCGGCTCGAACGACTCCGCCGCCTCGGGTGCCACCGTCCCCGAGGGTGACGAGGCGAGCCTCTCGATCGGCGTGCCGACCGGGTGGGACGAGGGCATCGCCGTCTCCTACCTCTGGCAGGAGATCCTCGAGAGCGAGGGCTACGACGTCGAGCTCGAGACCGCCGACATCGGCCTGATCTTCACGTCGCTCTCCGGCGGCGGGTACGACCTGCTGCTCGACGCGTGGCTGCCCGGCACGCACGCCGACTACGTCGCCGACGCCGGCGAGGACATCGTCGACCTGGGTGCCTGGTACGACAACGCCGTGCTCACGATCGCGGTGAACGAGGACTCCCCCGCCCAGTCGCTGGCGGACCTGGCCGACATGGCCGACGAGTACGGCAACCGCCTCGTGGGCATCGAGGCCGGCGCCGGCCTCACCCGCATCACGCAGGACGAGGTCATCCCGACCTACGGCCTGGACGGTATGGAGTACGTCGTCTCCTCGACCCCGGCGATGCTCGCCGAGCTCTCGAGCGCGACCGAGTCGGGCACCAACGTGGCCGTGACGCTGTGGCGCCCGCACTGGGCCTACGACGAGTTCCCCGTGCGCGACCTCGAGGACCCGGAGGGCGCCCTCGGCGGCGCCGAGAGCATCCACTCCTTCGGTGCCAGCGACTTCACCGAGCGCTACCCGACCCTGGCCACCTGGCTCGGCGCGTTCGAGCTGACCGACGAGCAGCTGTTCGAGCTCGAGAACATGATGTTCAACTCGGACGAGTACTCCGACGAGGCCGACGCGGCCGCCGCGTGGCTCGAGGAGAACCCGGACTTCGTGGACGACCTGAAGGCCGCCGCGCAGTCCTGA
- a CDS encoding DUF3499 domain-containing protein, protein MSPARQCTRATCAKPAAATLTYVYADSTAVLGPLATHAEPHSYDLCGSHAERLTVPRGWEVVRLDVDLTAAAPTTDDLAALADAVREASRSVPRRATPPSQGRHAVAAPQEPPLSAGARRRGHLRVLDGGE, encoded by the coding sequence GTGAGTCCCGCCCGTCAGTGCACGCGAGCCACGTGCGCGAAGCCCGCAGCCGCCACGCTGACCTACGTCTACGCCGACTCCACGGCGGTGCTCGGCCCGCTGGCCACGCACGCCGAACCGCACTCCTACGACCTGTGCGGCTCCCACGCCGAGCGCCTCACGGTCCCGCGCGGCTGGGAGGTGGTCCGTCTCGACGTCGACCTCACCGCCGCCGCACCCACGACCGACGACCTGGCCGCGCTGGCCGACGCCGTGCGCGAGGCCTCCCGCAGCGTGCCGCGCCGGGCGACGCCGCCGTCGCAGGGGCGCCACGCCGTCGCCGCCCCGCAGGAGCCGCCGCTGTCCGCCGGCGCCCGCCGCCGCGGCCACCTGCGCGTGCTGGACGGGGGCGAGTGA
- a CDS encoding quaternary amine ABC transporter ATP-binding protein, whose protein sequence is MTENHTEIRADGAYKVFGRRGGEAVRRLRAGATRDEVKPLGTAAVIDASFEVNRGEIFVVMGLSGSGKSTLIRMLNGLWRPTAGSIHLGDDDLATVSPARLREIRRSKVSMVFQHFALLPHRTVLDNAAYPLEIQGVGRDERNERAMESLRLVGLAGWEDSVPGALSGGMRQRVGLARALAADTDILLMDEAFSALDPLIRREMQEQLLELQGTLGKTIVFITHDLNEAMFLGDRIAMMRDGRIVQIGSSEQILSEPADDYVAQFVADVDRTRVLTAATVMRAPAVTVPLGGGPRQALRTMEQAQASAAFVVDRSRRFAGVVHDDAVLAAQRAGAPDLTGVLETDDRAVRPDAPLAEIFAPSASSTLPVPVVSEDGRLVGVVPRVRLLEAMVPPDTTEAAPDSGEGSGGDAVAETRDDVAPATATHDAFVRPDEGGTTDQTGTTGTTETSKTTERQGGASL, encoded by the coding sequence ATGACCGAGAACCACACGGAGATCCGCGCCGACGGCGCCTACAAGGTGTTCGGACGCCGGGGCGGCGAGGCCGTGCGCCGGCTGCGCGCCGGCGCCACCCGCGACGAGGTGAAGCCGCTGGGGACGGCGGCCGTCATCGACGCCTCGTTCGAGGTGAACCGGGGTGAGATCTTCGTCGTCATGGGGCTGTCGGGCTCCGGCAAGTCGACGCTGATCCGCATGCTCAACGGGCTGTGGCGGCCGACCGCCGGCTCGATCCACCTCGGCGACGACGACCTCGCCACCGTCTCCCCCGCCCGGCTGCGCGAGATCCGCCGCAGCAAGGTGTCGATGGTGTTCCAGCACTTCGCGCTGCTGCCGCACCGCACCGTGCTCGACAACGCCGCCTACCCGCTCGAGATCCAGGGCGTCGGCCGCGACGAGCGCAACGAGCGTGCGATGGAGTCGCTGCGCCTGGTCGGCCTGGCCGGGTGGGAGGACTCCGTGCCCGGCGCGCTCTCGGGCGGGATGCGCCAGCGCGTCGGCCTCGCCCGCGCGCTGGCCGCCGACACCGACATCCTGCTGATGGACGAGGCGTTCTCGGCCCTCGACCCGCTGATCCGGCGCGAGATGCAGGAGCAGCTGCTGGAGCTGCAGGGCACGCTGGGCAAGACCATCGTCTTCATCACCCACGACCTCAACGAGGCCATGTTCCTCGGCGATCGCATCGCGATGATGCGGGACGGCCGCATCGTGCAGATCGGCTCCTCCGAGCAGATCCTGTCCGAACCCGCCGACGACTACGTCGCGCAGTTCGTGGCCGACGTCGACCGCACCCGCGTGCTGACCGCCGCGACCGTGATGCGGGCGCCCGCCGTGACCGTGCCGCTGGGCGGCGGTCCGCGGCAGGCGCTGCGGACCATGGAGCAGGCGCAGGCGTCGGCGGCGTTCGTCGTCGACCGCTCGCGCCGGTTCGCCGGTGTCGTCCACGACGACGCCGTGCTCGCCGCGCAGCGCGCCGGCGCGCCGGACCTGACCGGCGTGCTCGAGACCGACGACCGCGCCGTGCGACCCGACGCGCCGCTCGCGGAGATCTTCGCGCCGTCGGCGTCCTCGACCCTGCCCGTGCCGGTCGTGTCGGAGGACGGCCGCCTGGTCGGCGTCGTGCCCCGCGTCCGGCTGCTGGAGGCGATGGTCCCGCCGGACACGACGGAGGCCGCGCCCGACAGCGGCGAGGGCTCCGGGGGTGACGCGGTCGCGGAGACGCGCGACGACGTCGCCCCCGCGACCGCGACGCACGACGCGTTCGTCCGCCCGGACGAGGGCGGCACCACCGACCAGACCGGCACGACCGGGACGACCGAGACGAGCAAGACGACCGAGCGCCAGGGAGGTGCGTCGCTGTGA
- a CDS encoding DUF5719 family protein: MATDSDHDAPAPAAPAGKRDKAEKRDKAGKRQKDRGAGSRGSTARAGTATPAGERGTAAGRGPENRTSAPSRGRTTWRRVGATLSGALVLALAGGVAVGGGLLERPRAASSDPLVVAVPPTQVALACPGPGEAPDGGATDSELGGASVTTADVRALVLPRGDEEPRAVLGPLAEGGGETLTGTGDAVVATLAQPEGSSVLRAEPSASAAAFAAAAGASRADTGDLRGLAAASCPPGATSSWLVGGTTELGASAVLALRNVGSTPATVSLRAWDAVGEVAVGGTSILVPPGQEVRQALEASVPDAERLAVLVTATGGQVSATVQTSQLTGLTPAGTDVVAPTAMPALEQLVPGVVLTTTTVDESDPSLVRILNPGDEPTTVRLELLGSDGTTALTDDAGLVVEAGAVADVSLAGAPAGTFTVRAVADDPVVAAAMLVRRGEPAPEDPDVPVMDRAWLPALPPVTSAALALPGVGSLVDRGVLVIGNGEADTAEVMVTALNGGGEVLGTQEVTVPGSGSAALEVTSLGSGVSGVVLESDVPVSSAAVLTFADVLGELIAVVGAQADPQVERSAAVTISGS, from the coding sequence GTGGCGACCGACTCCGATCACGACGCCCCCGCGCCCGCCGCGCCCGCCGGAAAGCGCGACAAGGCCGAGAAGCGCGACAAGGCCGGGAAGCGCCAGAAGGACCGCGGGGCCGGGAGTCGCGGCAGCACAGCCCGGGCCGGGACGGCCACGCCTGCTGGTGAGCGCGGGACGGCGGCCGGCCGCGGCCCGGAGAACCGGACGTCCGCGCCGTCGCGCGGCAGGACGACCTGGCGCCGGGTAGGGGCCACCCTGTCGGGCGCACTGGTGCTCGCGCTCGCGGGCGGCGTCGCCGTCGGCGGCGGGCTGCTGGAGCGGCCGCGGGCGGCGTCGTCGGACCCCCTCGTCGTCGCCGTCCCCCCGACGCAGGTGGCGCTCGCGTGCCCCGGGCCGGGCGAGGCGCCCGACGGCGGTGCCACCGACAGCGAGCTCGGCGGCGCGTCGGTCACGACCGCGGACGTCCGTGCCCTCGTGCTGCCGCGCGGTGACGAGGAGCCGCGGGCCGTCCTCGGACCCCTGGCCGAGGGCGGCGGCGAGACGCTGACCGGCACGGGCGACGCCGTCGTGGCGACTCTCGCGCAGCCCGAGGGCTCGAGCGTGCTGCGCGCGGAGCCGTCGGCGTCCGCAGCCGCCTTCGCGGCGGCCGCCGGCGCGTCCCGCGCGGACACCGGCGACCTCCGCGGACTCGCGGCCGCCTCGTGCCCGCCCGGTGCGACGTCGTCGTGGCTCGTCGGCGGAACCACCGAGCTCGGTGCCTCGGCCGTGCTGGCGCTGCGCAACGTCGGATCGACCCCCGCGACCGTGTCGCTGCGGGCCTGGGACGCGGTCGGCGAGGTCGCCGTCGGCGGGACGAGCATCCTCGTGCCGCCCGGTCAGGAGGTGCGTCAGGCGCTCGAGGCGAGCGTGCCCGACGCCGAACGCCTCGCCGTCCTCGTCACCGCGACCGGCGGACAGGTCAGCGCGACCGTGCAGACCTCGCAGCTGACGGGCCTGACGCCCGCCGGGACCGACGTCGTCGCACCGACCGCGATGCCCGCGCTGGAGCAGCTCGTCCCCGGGGTCGTGCTGACCACCACGACCGTCGACGAGAGCGACCCCTCCCTCGTCCGGATCCTCAACCCGGGCGACGAGCCGACGACCGTCCGGCTCGAGCTGCTCGGTTCCGACGGCACGACCGCCCTGACGGACGACGCCGGCCTCGTGGTGGAGGCGGGTGCCGTCGCCGACGTGTCGCTCGCCGGCGCCCCCGCGGGCACCTTCACGGTCCGGGCGGTGGCCGACGACCCGGTCGTGGCCGCGGCGATGCTGGTGCGTCGTGGTGAGCCCGCACCCGAGGACCCCGACGTGCCGGTGATGGACCGCGCGTGGCTGCCGGCCCTGCCGCCCGTGACCTCGGCCGCCCTGGCGCTGCCGGGGGTGGGTTCGCTCGTGGACCGCGGCGTCCTGGTGATCGGCAACGGCGAGGCGGACACGGCCGAGGTGATGGTGACGGCGCTGAACGGTGGCGGCGAGGTCCTCGGGACGCAGGAGGTGACCGTGCCCGGCTCCGGGAGCGCGGCGCTCGAGGTCACGTCGCTCGGATCGGGGGTGTCCGGGGTGGTGCTGGAGTCGGACGTCCCGGTGAGCTCCGCCGCCGTCCTGACGTTCGCGGACGTCCTCGGCGAGCTGATCGCCGTCGTCGGTGCGCAGGCCGACCCGCAGGTCGAGCGCTCGGCCGCGGTGACGATCTCCGGGTCCTGA
- a CDS encoding ABC transporter permease, which yields MNDPVIRIPLGEWAADAIDWLTATFRAFFDLLKTALSGVFDVTADALTLPPFYVMAAILVAIAFLAKGWKLALGSAVGFTLIWSMDLWTSAMRTLALVLIASAIALAIAIPLGIWASRNRTVSRIVRPILDLMQTMPVFVYLLPAVTIFLTGPVPGIMATIAFALAPGVRFTELGIRQVDREVVEAGEAFGSSRGRILRQIQLPLAMPTILAGVNQVIMLALSMVVIAGLVGAGGLGNDVVGATQRVQIGPGVEAGLAVVILAIFLDRVTSALGERSPVARARARAAS from the coding sequence GTGAACGACCCCGTCATCCGCATCCCGCTCGGGGAGTGGGCCGCCGACGCCATCGACTGGCTCACCGCCACCTTCCGGGCCTTCTTCGACCTGCTGAAGACGGCGCTCTCGGGCGTCTTCGACGTCACGGCCGACGCCCTCACCCTCCCGCCGTTCTACGTGATGGCCGCGATCCTCGTGGCGATCGCGTTCCTCGCCAAGGGCTGGAAGCTCGCGCTCGGCTCCGCCGTCGGATTCACGCTCATCTGGTCGATGGACCTGTGGACCAGCGCGATGCGCACGCTCGCGCTGGTGCTCATCGCCTCCGCCATCGCCCTCGCGATCGCGATCCCGCTAGGCATCTGGGCCTCGCGCAACCGCACGGTCTCGCGCATCGTCCGCCCGATTCTCGACCTCATGCAGACCATGCCGGTGTTCGTCTACCTGCTACCCGCGGTGACGATCTTCCTCACCGGTCCGGTGCCCGGGATCATGGCCACCATCGCGTTCGCGCTCGCCCCCGGCGTCCGCTTCACGGAGCTGGGCATCCGCCAGGTCGACCGCGAGGTCGTGGAGGCCGGTGAGGCCTTCGGCTCGAGCCGCGGCCGCATCCTGCGCCAGATCCAGCTCCCGCTCGCCATGCCGACGATCCTCGCCGGCGTCAACCAGGTCATCATGCTCGCCCTGTCGATGGTCGTCATCGCCGGTCTCGTGGGCGCGGGCGGCCTCGGGAACGACGTCGTGGGCGCCACCCAGCGCGTCCAGATCGGCCCGGGCGTCGAGGCGGGACTCGCCGTCGTGATCCTCGCGATCTTCCTCGACCGCGTCACCTCCGCGCTCGGCGAGCGCTCCCCCGTCGCCCGTGCGCGGGCCCGCGCCGCGAGCTGA